From Epinephelus lanceolatus isolate andai-2023 chromosome 5, ASM4190304v1, whole genome shotgun sequence, the proteins below share one genomic window:
- the sergef gene encoding secretion-regulating guanine nucleotide exchange factor — protein sequence METRETSSREEFCLHSWGANSYGQLGQGHVEDLSEHRLTDNTALQDKTARAVCGGGGHSVVITGHGDVFVCGENHRGQLGLGHNADISTFQLCPILSQRVTKVACGWDFTLLLTDCGRVLACGSNSFGQLGVGQTIKHSADLLVVESLKESVVNVAAGLRHSLAVTDSGCVYQWGSGLSSHAKRALSPHPVPAHLNSTVPSLVPGLDQKTALMVTAGSAHCGCLTGDGDLFLWGSNKHGQLTATEPFLSSPTLVKRSLLGGEKVVHVWSGWTHTVAQTESGRVLTWGREDYGQLGRQTSTSQNSEGQSTGPSAEGGNQPACCPAEVKVLRGATQIACGSEHNLAIVGGCLLSWGWNEHGMCGDGSQSDVFQPQLVSGLRPLLIGCGAGHSMAVCAATADSRLKLCNDSVSSEQEHLFSTKGSETRHTE from the exons atggaaaccagagaaacgAGCTCGCGGGAGGAGTTTTGTTTACACTCTTGG GGAGCCAACAGCTACGGCCAGCTGGGACAGGGACATGTGGAGGACCTGTCGGAGCACCGGCTCACTGACAACACCGCCCTGCAAGACAAGACTGCCCGGGCTGTGTGCGGCGGCGGGGGTCACTCTGTGGTTATCACCG GGCAtggagatgtgtttgtgtgcggaGAGAATCACAGAGGCCAGCTGGGACTTGGTCACAATGCAGACATCTCAACTTTTCAACTCTGCCCCATCCTGAGTCAGAGAGTCACTAAAGTCGCCTGTGGTTGGGACTTTACTCTTCTTCTCACTG ACTGTGGTCGAGTACTGGCATGTGGCTCCAATTCATTTGGACAACTAGGTGTTGGACAAACAATCAAACACTCTGCAGATCTGCTGGTTGTTGAG AGTCTGAAGGAGTCAGTGGTGAATGTAGCAGCAGGACTCAGACATTCACTGGCTGTGACTG ACTCAGGCTGTGTATATCAGTGGGGAAGTGGTCTTTCCAGTCACGCTAAGAGAGCACTCAGTCCACACCCTGTTCCTGCACACCTCAACTCTACAGTGCCCTCTTTGGTACCAG GTCTGGATCAGAAGACAGCACTAATGGTGACTGCAGGCTCAGCACACTGTGGGTGCCTCACAG GAGACGGCGATTTGTTTCTGTGGGGAAGCAACAAGCATGGCCAGCTGACCGCCACAGAGCCCTTCCTGTCCTCTCCCACTCTTGTAAAGCGCTCACTGCTGGGTGGAGAGAAAGTTGTCCACGTGTGGAGCGGCTGGACACACACTGTTGCTCAAACAG AGAGTGGGAGAGTGTTGACATGGGGCAGAGAAGATTATGGACAGCTGGGCCGACAAACATCAACCAGTCAGAACTCAGAGGGGCAGTCAACAGGTCCTTCAGCAGAAGGTGGAAACCAGCCAGCTTGTTGCCCTGCAGAAGTTAAAGTCCTCCGTGGCGCGACACAG ATTGCATGCGGATCTGAGCATAACCTTGCCATCGTAG GGGGTTGTCTCCTCTCCTGGGGCTGGAACGAACATGGGATGTGTGGAGACGGTTCACAGAGCGACGTTTTTCAGCCGCAGCTCGTTTCGGGTCTCAGACCTCTTCTCATTGGCTGCGGAGCCGGACACTCTATGGCAGTGTGCGCTGCGACCGCTGACTCAAGACTCAAACTCTGCAACGACTCAGTATCATCGGAGCAGGAGCATTTATTCAGCACGAAGGGGTCGGAGACAAGACACACAGAATGA